From a single Hymenobacter sp. YIM 151500-1 genomic region:
- the acs gene encoding acetate--CoA ligase → MPDTAPKHARIRTLDEYHDAYRRSTQSPEQYWAEVAEPFTWRRKWDQVFSSDMPAGRNEWFQGARLNITENCLDRHLATRGNKLAIIYEPNDPKTRHLRLTYRELHHEVCKFANVLLNNGVEKGDRVCIYMPMIPQLAVAVLACARIGAVHSVIFAGFSATAIADRVNDAQASVVLTSDGLNRGAKQIPVKRVVDEALESCPSVRRVIVVEHLGWPVQMQEGRDVWFHDEARDVAKTCPAEEMDAEDPLFILYTSGSTGKPKGVVHTTAGYMVWADYTFRNVFQIEENDVYWCTADIGWVTGHSYLLYGPLLAGSTSLMFEGVPTYPSPGRFWEVIDKHGVTAFYTAPTAIRSLMAMPLDHVLSYSLDSLRVLGSVGEPINEEAWYWYYQHVGKERCPVVDTWWQTETGGIMISALAGITPSVPARAGLPLPGVQPVLLTQEGQEIEGNDQEGYLAIKQAWPGIIRTTYGDHERCRQTYFAPYPGYYFTGDGARRDEQGLYRIIGRVDDVINVSGHRFGTAEIENAINQNAHVVESAVVGYPHDVKGQGIYAYVICPEGVPETEADRSHIEASIIETVVAEIGKIAKPDKIQIVSGLPKTRSGKIMRRILRKVAEGDTSNLGDVTTLLDPLVVDEIIGGRK, encoded by the coding sequence ATGCCCGACACCGCCCCCAAACACGCCCGCATCCGTACCCTGGACGAGTACCATGATGCCTACCGCCGCAGCACCCAAAGCCCCGAGCAATACTGGGCCGAGGTGGCCGAGCCCTTCACCTGGCGCCGCAAGTGGGACCAGGTATTCAGCTCCGACATGCCCGCCGGCCGCAACGAGTGGTTCCAGGGCGCCCGCCTCAACATCACCGAGAACTGCCTGGACCGCCACCTGGCTACGCGCGGCAACAAGCTGGCCATCATCTACGAGCCCAACGACCCCAAAACCCGCCACCTGCGCCTGACCTACCGGGAGCTGCACCACGAGGTATGCAAGTTTGCCAACGTGCTGCTCAACAACGGCGTGGAGAAGGGCGACCGGGTGTGCATCTACATGCCCATGATTCCGCAGCTGGCCGTGGCCGTGCTGGCCTGTGCCCGCATCGGGGCGGTGCACTCGGTTATCTTCGCTGGCTTCTCGGCCACGGCCATTGCCGACCGGGTGAACGACGCCCAGGCCAGCGTGGTGCTGACCTCCGACGGCCTCAACCGCGGGGCCAAGCAGATTCCGGTGAAGCGGGTGGTAGACGAGGCCCTGGAGAGCTGCCCTTCGGTGCGCCGCGTCATTGTGGTGGAGCACCTGGGCTGGCCCGTGCAGATGCAGGAAGGCCGCGACGTATGGTTTCACGACGAAGCCAGGGATGTAGCCAAAACCTGCCCGGCCGAGGAAATGGACGCCGAAGACCCGCTGTTCATTCTCTACACCTCGGGCAGCACCGGCAAGCCTAAGGGCGTGGTGCACACCACCGCCGGCTACATGGTGTGGGCCGACTACACCTTTCGCAACGTGTTCCAGATCGAGGAAAACGACGTGTACTGGTGCACCGCCGACATCGGCTGGGTAACCGGCCACTCCTACCTGCTCTACGGGCCGCTGCTGGCCGGTTCCACCTCGCTCATGTTCGAGGGCGTGCCCACGTACCCCAGCCCCGGCCGCTTCTGGGAGGTCATTGACAAGCACGGCGTTACGGCCTTCTACACCGCACCCACGGCTATCCGCTCCCTCATGGCCATGCCCCTGGACCATGTGCTCAGCTACTCCCTCGACTCCTTGCGGGTGCTGGGCTCGGTGGGGGAGCCCATCAACGAGGAAGCCTGGTACTGGTACTACCAGCACGTGGGCAAGGAGCGCTGCCCGGTGGTGGACACGTGGTGGCAGACTGAAACCGGCGGCATTATGATTTCGGCCCTGGCCGGCATCACGCCCTCGGTGCCGGCCCGCGCCGGCCTGCCCCTGCCGGGCGTGCAGCCCGTGCTGCTCACCCAGGAAGGTCAGGAAATCGAGGGCAACGACCAGGAAGGCTACCTGGCCATCAAGCAGGCCTGGCCCGGCATTATCCGGACCACCTACGGCGACCACGAGCGCTGCCGCCAGACCTACTTCGCGCCCTATCCCGGCTACTACTTCACCGGCGACGGTGCCCGCCGCGACGAGCAGGGCCTCTACCGCATCATCGGCCGCGTCGATGACGTGATTAACGTGTCAGGCCACCGCTTCGGCACGGCCGAAATCGAAAACGCCATCAACCAGAACGCCCACGTGGTAGAATCGGCCGTAGTCGGCTACCCCCACGACGTGAAAGGCCAGGGCATCTACGCCTACGTCATCTGCCCCGAAGGCGTGCCCGAAACCGAAGCCGACCGCAGCCACATAGAAGCCAGCATCATCGAAACCGTGGTAGCCGAAATCGGCAAAATCGCCAAGCCCGATAAAATCCAGATTGTGTCGGGCCTGCCAAAAACCCGCTCCGGCAAAATCATGCGCCGCATCCTGCGCAAAGTAGCCGAAGGCGACACCAGCAACCTCGGCGACGTAACGACCCTGCTCGACCCACTGGTGGTGGACGAGATTATCGGAGGAAGGAAGTAG
- a CDS encoding AMP-binding protein: protein MNSTYATDYAASLRDPAAFWAEQARQLRWFREPPRPVLSQEPDTGFYRWFRGGQLNTSWLCLDYHVEHGRAEQVALVYDSPVTQTVRRLTYRELLDLTSRFAGGLRELGVLRGDRVLLYMPNLPEAVVAMLACARLGAVHSVVFGGFAPRELAVRIDDARPRAIICASAGLEVDKAVPYKPLVDAALQEATHQPDYVVVLQRDFCRAELKPNPDGLPLSLSSEASATAEAAPVAYTTDHFGRLADLAECPAEQEEQGDTAQGRIQEAEAAADGFASLNTQKEESGNHFGRLTQPLSPTNGQLCAPRRPRDIDYQELLRAAPVAAVPLDATDPLYILYTSGTTGKPKGVVRDNGGHAVALKYSMAAIYGVQPGDTFWAASDIGWAVGHSYIVYAPLLHGCTSVLFEGKPVRTPDAGTFWRVVQDHGVQVLFTAPTAIRAIKKEDPGGELARRYQLGSLRRLFLAGERCDPATYDWAGQVLGVPVVDHWWQTESGWPMLATPAGYPDTPPPRAGSAGHPVPGYNVQVLDEAGQPVPRGTTGLVAVQLPLPPGCLPTLWQDDARFRSSYLSTFPGYYLSGDGGYQDPDGYFYIMGRVDDVINVAGHRLSTGEMEELLAAHAAVAECAVLGVASELRGQVPVGLVVLKDGQTIGEEQLERELVALIRDKIGAVACFRQAAVVKRLPKTRSGKILRKTLRQLADGEDFSMPSTIDDPAILDEIKSVLLTRSIGLAFTSKSTQD, encoded by the coding sequence ATGAACTCAACCTACGCCACCGACTACGCCGCCAGCCTCCGGGACCCGGCGGCTTTCTGGGCCGAGCAGGCGCGGCAGCTGCGCTGGTTTCGGGAGCCGCCGCGGCCCGTGCTCAGCCAGGAGCCCGATACCGGTTTCTACCGTTGGTTTCGGGGTGGGCAGCTCAACACCAGCTGGCTCTGCCTCGACTACCACGTGGAGCACGGCCGCGCCGAGCAAGTGGCCCTGGTCTACGATTCGCCCGTGACCCAGACCGTGCGCCGCCTCACCTACCGGGAGCTGCTGGACCTGACCAGCCGCTTTGCCGGGGGCCTGCGCGAGCTGGGCGTACTGCGCGGCGACCGGGTGCTCCTCTACATGCCCAATCTGCCCGAGGCCGTGGTGGCCATGCTGGCCTGCGCCCGGCTGGGGGCCGTGCACTCAGTGGTGTTCGGGGGCTTCGCGCCCCGCGAGCTGGCCGTGCGCATCGACGATGCCCGGCCGCGCGCCATCATCTGCGCCTCGGCGGGGCTGGAAGTAGACAAAGCCGTGCCCTACAAGCCCCTGGTAGACGCCGCCCTGCAAGAGGCCACCCACCAGCCCGACTACGTGGTGGTGTTGCAGCGCGACTTCTGCCGCGCCGAGCTGAAGCCGAATCCGGACGGGCTGCCCCTCAGCCTTTCTTCGGAAGCATCAGCAACAGCCGAAGCGGCCCCCGTTGCCTACACCACCGACCATTTCGGGCGGTTGGCAGACCTGGCGGAGTGTCCGGCTGAACAGGAGGAGCAGGGAGATACTGCGCAGGGGCGCATCCAGGAGGCAGAAGCTGCCGCCGACGGGTTTGCGTCATTGAATACGCAGAAGGAAGAGTCCGGCAACCATTTTGGGCGGCTAACCCAACCGCTGAGCCCCACTAACGGCCAGCTATGCGCGCCTCGCCGGCCCCGCGACATCGACTACCAGGAGCTGCTGCGCGCGGCGCCCGTGGCGGCCGTGCCCCTCGACGCCACCGACCCACTCTACATCCTGTACACCTCCGGCACCACCGGCAAGCCCAAGGGCGTGGTGCGCGACAACGGCGGCCACGCCGTGGCCCTGAAGTACAGCATGGCGGCCATCTACGGCGTGCAGCCCGGCGACACGTTCTGGGCCGCCTCCGACATCGGGTGGGCCGTGGGGCACAGTTACATCGTGTACGCGCCCCTGCTACACGGCTGCACCTCGGTGCTGTTTGAAGGCAAACCCGTGCGCACTCCCGACGCCGGCACGTTCTGGCGCGTGGTGCAGGACCACGGCGTGCAGGTGCTGTTCACGGCGCCTACGGCCATTCGGGCCATCAAGAAGGAAGACCCCGGCGGCGAGCTGGCCCGGCGCTACCAGCTGGGCTCCCTGCGCCGCCTGTTTCTGGCCGGGGAGCGGTGCGACCCCGCCACCTACGACTGGGCCGGGCAAGTGCTGGGCGTGCCCGTGGTCGACCACTGGTGGCAAACCGAATCGGGCTGGCCCATGCTGGCCACGCCGGCGGGCTACCCCGACACGCCCCCGCCCCGCGCCGGCTCGGCCGGCCACCCCGTGCCCGGCTACAACGTGCAGGTGCTGGACGAGGCCGGCCAGCCGGTGCCCCGCGGCACCACGGGGCTGGTGGCCGTACAGCTGCCTCTGCCGCCTGGCTGCCTGCCCACGCTCTGGCAGGACGATGCCCGCTTCCGCAGCTCCTACCTCAGCACCTTTCCCGGCTACTACCTGTCCGGCGACGGCGGCTACCAGGACCCGGACGGCTACTTCTACATTATGGGCCGGGTGGATGACGTGATTAACGTGGCCGGCCACCGCCTGAGCACCGGCGAGATGGAGGAGCTGCTGGCCGCCCACGCGGCCGTGGCTGAGTGCGCCGTGCTGGGCGTGGCCTCCGAGCTGCGCGGGCAGGTGCCGGTGGGCCTGGTGGTGCTGAAAGACGGCCAGACCATAGGGGAGGAGCAGCTGGAACGGGAGCTGGTGGCCCTGATTCGGGACAAAATCGGGGCCGTGGCCTGCTTCCGGCAGGCGGCCGTGGTCAAGCGCCTGCCCAAAACCCGCTCCGGCAAAATCCTCCGCAAAACCCTCCGCCAGCTCGCCGACGGCGAAGACTTTTCTATGCCTTCTACTATTGATGACCCCGCCATCCTGGACGAAATCAAGAGTGTACTTCTCACTCGAAGCATCGGCCTAGCCTTCACCTCTAAAAGCACTCAGGACTAG
- a CDS encoding response regulator transcription factor — translation MTTAPHILIVDDEPNIVMSLEFLMRKNGYQVSIARNGTEALEAVDRTGFDVVLLDIMMPDVDGYHVCRHLRQRPDRAATRVVFLSAKSKEADIQKGYEAGADLYLSKPFSTRQLMEKVKELLEPNPFPAGEGL, via the coding sequence ATGACTACGGCCCCCCACATATTAATTGTTGACGATGAGCCGAACATCGTCATGTCGTTGGAATTTCTGATGCGCAAAAACGGCTACCAGGTCAGCATTGCCCGCAACGGCACCGAGGCCCTGGAAGCCGTGGACCGCACTGGCTTCGACGTGGTGCTGCTCGACATTATGATGCCCGACGTGGACGGCTACCACGTGTGCCGCCACCTGCGCCAGCGCCCCGACCGGGCCGCCACCCGCGTGGTGTTCCTCTCGGCCAAAAGCAAGGAAGCCGACATCCAGAAAGGTTACGAAGCCGGCGCCGACCTCTACCTCAGCAAGCCCTTTAGCACCCGCCAGCTCATGGAAAAAGTAAAAGAACTGCTCGAGCCCAACCCCTTCCCTGCGGGGGAGGGGCTCTAG
- a CDS encoding sensor histidine kinase, translating into MPAWLVIGFSFGYLALLFGVAYAAERRSAERRSLVSNPYVYALSMAVYCTAWTYYGSVGRAAYYGLEFVGIYLGPTLMAPAAWLVLRKIIRVCHTQRLTSIADFISARYGKSASLGALATAGCVLGVVPYISLQIKAIAASFDILTRPPSTLHLPVEGAAAAGSALYTTVALAFFTIIFGVRSIEATERHEGMVLAVALESLVKLVAFLAAGLFVTYGLFNGFADVFERAAALPDLARLFTLHGAGTTPGQWFTLLLLSMAAILLLPRQFQVAVVENVNEDHLRKAMWLFPLYLIVINLFVLPLAFGGRLLDPLALLDADTFVLALPLQAGRPWLALLIYLGGLSAASSMIIVETIALSVMMSNHLLMPLLVRIPAARAEGPRWFAYLGQAALHSRRLAVVLVLALAFGYYAAVGHLLPLVNIGLVSFAAVAQFVPVVLGGLYWKGGTHQGATAGLLAGFAVWLYTLVLPTMVAPGLLPESLLTEGPLGLGGLRPFALFGLEGLDYLSHGLFWSWFFNVGCYVGVSLLGAPSALEQRQANVFVDVFRYGTPFEGPAGWQSAARLPDVRALLTGFLGKRRTNQALHAFQERFPDAHAATEAALTPPQADPRLLAYAERLLAGSIGPASARLLLSSSVGTEDISFDNVVGILKESQQLLEANRQLQKQQRQLQRLTQELQAAYNQLQELDQHKDEFLYTVTHELRTPLTSIRALSEILTDNPDMDEEERQRFLLTITKESERLSRLITLVLDLEKYESGKATLDKAPVDVAEVISDALDAVGQLLRDKHIHLDVAVPPALPPLAGDRDRLMQVLVNLLSNAVKSCRADGTGRIRVVAEAAPDTLRIRVQDNGKGIAPEFHQLIFDKFFQARNQTTRKPEGSGLGLAITKKIVELHAGRIWVESQPEQGATFAVEFSIGNE; encoded by the coding sequence ATGCCCGCCTGGCTTGTCATCGGCTTTTCCTTCGGCTACCTCGCGCTGCTGTTCGGGGTGGCGTATGCGGCGGAGCGGCGCTCGGCGGAGCGGCGAAGCCTGGTGAGCAACCCCTACGTGTACGCCCTGAGCATGGCCGTGTACTGCACGGCCTGGACCTACTACGGCTCGGTGGGGCGGGCAGCGTACTACGGGCTGGAGTTTGTCGGCATCTACCTGGGCCCCACGCTGATGGCGCCGGCGGCTTGGCTGGTGCTGCGCAAGATTATCCGGGTGTGCCACACCCAGCGCCTCACTTCCATTGCCGACTTCATCTCGGCCCGCTACGGCAAAAGCGCCTCGCTGGGCGCCCTGGCCACGGCCGGGTGCGTGCTGGGCGTGGTGCCCTACATTTCCCTGCAAATCAAGGCTATTGCGGCTTCGTTCGACATCCTGACCCGGCCGCCCAGCACGTTGCACCTGCCGGTGGAAGGGGCCGCCGCGGCCGGCTCGGCCCTGTACACGACGGTGGCGCTGGCGTTTTTCACCATCATTTTCGGGGTGCGCTCCATCGAAGCCACCGAGCGGCACGAGGGCATGGTGCTGGCCGTGGCCCTGGAAAGCCTCGTGAAGCTGGTGGCGTTTCTGGCCGCCGGGCTGTTCGTCACCTACGGGCTGTTCAACGGGTTTGCGGATGTATTTGAGCGGGCCGCCGCCCTGCCCGACCTGGCCCGGCTGTTCACGCTGCACGGGGCCGGCACCACGCCGGGGCAGTGGTTTACCCTGCTGCTGCTGAGCATGGCTGCCATTCTGCTGCTGCCCCGGCAGTTTCAGGTGGCGGTGGTCGAAAACGTGAACGAGGACCACCTGCGCAAGGCCATGTGGCTGTTTCCGCTCTACCTCATCGTCATCAATCTGTTTGTGCTGCCCCTGGCCTTCGGGGGGCGCCTGCTCGACCCCCTGGCCTTGCTCGACGCCGACACGTTTGTGCTGGCCCTACCCTTGCAAGCGGGTCGGCCCTGGCTGGCCCTGCTCATCTACCTGGGCGGACTGTCGGCGGCCAGCAGCATGATTATCGTCGAAACCATTGCCCTGAGCGTGATGATGAGCAACCATCTGCTCATGCCTTTGCTGGTGCGCATTCCGGCCGCCCGGGCCGAGGGGCCGCGCTGGTTTGCCTACCTGGGGCAGGCAGCCCTGCACAGCCGCCGCCTGGCCGTGGTGCTGGTGCTGGCCCTGGCTTTTGGCTACTACGCCGCCGTGGGCCACCTGCTGCCGCTCGTGAACATCGGGCTGGTGTCGTTTGCGGCGGTGGCGCAGTTTGTGCCGGTGGTGCTGGGCGGGCTCTACTGGAAGGGCGGCACCCATCAGGGCGCCACGGCGGGCCTGTTGGCCGGGTTTGCGGTGTGGCTCTACACTCTGGTGCTGCCCACGATGGTGGCCCCCGGCCTGCTGCCCGAAAGCCTGCTCACCGAGGGGCCGCTGGGCCTGGGCGGACTGCGGCCGTTTGCCTTGTTCGGGCTCGAAGGGCTCGACTACCTCTCGCACGGCTTGTTCTGGAGCTGGTTTTTCAATGTGGGCTGCTACGTGGGCGTGTCGTTGCTGGGGGCGCCCTCGGCCCTGGAGCAGCGCCAGGCCAACGTGTTCGTGGACGTGTTTCGCTACGGCACCCCGTTTGAAGGGCCGGCCGGCTGGCAGAGCGCGGCCCGCCTGCCCGATGTGCGGGCCCTGCTCACGGGTTTTCTGGGGAAGAGGCGCACCAACCAGGCCCTGCACGCCTTCCAGGAGCGGTTCCCGGATGCCCACGCGGCCACCGAAGCGGCCCTAACGCCACCCCAGGCCGACCCGCGCCTGCTGGCCTACGCCGAGCGCCTGCTGGCTGGCTCCATCGGCCCGGCCTCGGCCCGGCTGCTGCTCAGCTCCTCCGTGGGCACCGAAGACATCAGCTTCGACAACGTAGTGGGTATCTTGAAAGAAAGCCAGCAGCTGCTGGAAGCCAACCGCCAACTCCAGAAGCAGCAGCGCCAGCTCCAGCGCCTTACCCAGGAGCTGCAAGCCGCCTACAACCAGCTTCAGGAGCTGGACCAGCACAAAGACGAGTTTCTGTACACCGTCACCCACGAGCTGCGCACCCCGCTCACCAGCATTCGGGCTCTGTCCGAAATCCTGACCGATAACCCCGACATGGACGAGGAGGAGCGCCAGCGTTTTCTGCTCACTATTACCAAGGAATCGGAGCGGCTGAGCCGGCTGATTACCCTGGTGCTCGACCTGGAGAAGTACGAGTCGGGCAAGGCCACCCTGGACAAGGCCCCGGTGGACGTGGCCGAAGTCATCAGCGACGCCCTCGACGCGGTGGGCCAGCTGCTGCGCGACAAGCACATCCACCTCGACGTGGCCGTGCCGCCCGCCCTGCCGCCCCTGGCCGGCGACCGGGACCGGCTGATGCAGGTACTCGTGAACCTCTTGAGCAACGCCGTAAAATCGTGCCGGGCCGATGGGACGGGGCGCATCCGGGTGGTGGCTGAGGCCGCGCCCGACACGCTCCGCATCCGGGTGCAGGACAACGGCAAGGGCATTGCCCCGGAGTTTCACCAGCTCATCTTCGACAAGTTTTTTCAGGCCCGCAACCAGACCACGCGCAAGCCCGAAGGCTCGGGCCTGGGCCTGGCCATTACCAAGAAAATCGTGGAGTTGCACGCCGGCCGCATCTGGGTGGAAAGCCAGCCCGAGCAAGGCGCCACGTTTGCCGTGGAGTTTTCAATTGGGAATGAGTAA
- a CDS encoding four helix bundle protein: MDKVNKAAFTEALRSRTKQMALRTIRLFQRLPKTDEARIIGKQLLRSATSVGANYRAVCRARSKAEHYAKLCICVEETDETLYWLELLTEAGIFPEAKLATLHQDFSEVLAILTAARKTASAQ, translated from the coding sequence ATGGATAAAGTAAACAAAGCAGCTTTCACAGAAGCATTACGGAGCCGCACCAAGCAAATGGCTCTGCGTACCATTCGACTATTTCAGCGCCTGCCCAAAACGGATGAAGCGCGAATTATCGGTAAACAGCTTTTGCGCTCGGCTACTTCGGTTGGCGCTAATTACCGGGCGGTGTGCCGGGCCAGGTCTAAGGCGGAACATTACGCCAAGCTGTGTATCTGTGTAGAGGAAACCGACGAAACATTGTACTGGCTGGAGCTGCTGACGGAAGCAGGCATTTTTCCCGAAGCCAAATTGGCTACCCTGCACCAAGACTTCAGCGAAGTACTAGCCATTCTCACCGCAGCCCGCAAAACCGCCTCCGCCCAGTAA
- a CDS encoding MFS transporter — protein MNHTQPQRDAYAGATPLAGGPSSDTAVAHDNNSVEKSKIWQVITASSVGTVIEWYDFYIFGSLAAIIGPVLFGTTGKIEDTILGTLAVFGAGFVVRPFGALVFGRVGDMIGRKYTFLLTLLIMGGATFVTGLIPSYDSIGVAAPIIVTILRLLQGLALGGEYGGATTYVAEHSPDHKRGYFTSFIQITATAGLFLSILVIVVTRKTMGEEAFKEWGWRIPFLLSGLLVIASYYIRRKLHESPLFAKAKAEGKTSTNPLRESFVNPVNRRLVLISLFGATMGQGVVWYTGQFYAYSFMLNTLKLDLVDASIILCAALLLATPFFVYFGSLSDRIGRKKIIMMGLLCGALFTIPIFYGIKAFAGPITEVTAATVDATGKAVPAVMKALSPNMPAMIALVFCLVLFVTMAYGPIAAYLVELFPTKVRYTSLSLPYHIGNGVFGGFVPFIATALTLRAAAQPEGTLFKEYSSFAGLLYPVAIALICWMIGSALMKDVRNVRLMEDQPVQ, from the coding sequence ATGAACCATACCCAACCGCAGCGCGACGCCTACGCTGGCGCCACGCCCCTGGCCGGCGGGCCAAGCTCCGACACCGCCGTGGCCCACGACAACAACTCGGTCGAGAAAAGCAAAATCTGGCAGGTGATTACCGCCTCGTCGGTGGGCACCGTCATCGAGTGGTACGACTTTTACATCTTCGGCTCCCTGGCCGCCATTATCGGGCCGGTGCTGTTTGGCACCACGGGCAAGATTGAGGATACAATTCTGGGCACGCTGGCCGTGTTTGGGGCGGGCTTCGTGGTGCGGCCCTTCGGGGCGCTGGTGTTTGGGCGCGTCGGCGACATGATCGGGCGCAAGTATACCTTTCTGCTCACGCTGCTGATTATGGGCGGGGCCACCTTCGTGACCGGTCTGATTCCGAGCTACGACAGCATCGGGGTGGCGGCGCCCATTATCGTGACCATTCTGCGCCTGCTGCAAGGGCTGGCGCTGGGCGGCGAGTACGGCGGGGCCACCACCTACGTGGCTGAGCACTCCCCCGACCACAAGCGCGGCTACTTTACCTCCTTCATTCAGATTACGGCCACGGCCGGGCTGTTCTTGAGTATTCTGGTGATTGTGGTGACGCGCAAAACCATGGGTGAAGAGGCCTTTAAGGAGTGGGGCTGGCGCATACCGTTCCTGCTCTCGGGCCTGCTGGTTATTGCCTCCTACTATATCCGCCGCAAGCTGCACGAGTCGCCGCTGTTTGCCAAGGCCAAGGCCGAAGGCAAAACCTCCACCAACCCCCTGCGCGAGTCGTTTGTGAACCCCGTCAACCGCCGCCTGGTGCTGATTTCGCTGTTTGGGGCCACCATGGGCCAGGGCGTGGTGTGGTACACGGGCCAGTTCTACGCCTATTCCTTCATGCTGAACACCTTGAAGCTAGACCTGGTGGACGCCAGCATCATTTTGTGCGCGGCCCTGCTGCTGGCCACGCCCTTCTTCGTGTACTTCGGCTCACTTTCGGACCGCATCGGACGCAAGAAAATCATTATGATGGGCCTGCTGTGCGGTGCCTTGTTCACCATCCCGATTTTCTACGGCATCAAGGCCTTTGCCGGCCCCATTACGGAAGTAACCGCCGCCACTGTGGATGCCACCGGCAAGGCCGTGCCCGCCGTGATGAAAGCCCTCAGCCCTAACATGCCGGCTATGATTGCGCTGGTGTTCTGCCTGGTGCTGTTCGTGACCATGGCCTACGGACCCATTGCGGCCTATCTCGTCGAGCTGTTTCCCACCAAAGTGCGCTACACCTCCCTGTCGCTGCCCTACCACATCGGCAACGGGGTGTTCGGGGGCTTCGTACCGTTCATTGCCACGGCCCTGACGCTGCGCGCCGCCGCCCAGCCCGAGGGGACACTTTTCAAGGAGTACAGCAGCTTCGCCGGCCTGCTCTACCCGGTCGCCATTGCCCTGATTTGCTGGATGATTGGCTCAGCGCTGATGAAGGACGTGCGCAACGTACGCCTCATGGAAGACCAGCCGGTTCAGTAG
- a CDS encoding IS1/IS1595 family N-terminal zinc-binding domain-containing protein codes for MTTPACPKCDFKEATKSGIVGGRQRYKCKNCGYHFSVAKAGKEINSYYVIKALQLYVEGVSYREIERLLGVSHVSVMNWVKKYGVKAPRQTEYHPTYKILNQKELADFFQKPENLKGAGLVVTELGDKYMMIRWERFRQG; via the coding sequence ATGACCACGCCCGCCTGCCCCAAGTGTGATTTCAAGGAAGCTACCAAAAGCGGCATTGTGGGCGGCCGGCAGCGGTACAAGTGCAAGAACTGCGGCTACCACTTCTCCGTGGCCAAGGCGGGCAAGGAAATCAACTCCTACTACGTCATCAAGGCCTTGCAGCTGTACGTGGAGGGCGTGAGCTACCGGGAGATTGAGCGCCTGCTGGGCGTGAGCCACGTGTCGGTGATGAACTGGGTGAAAAAGTACGGCGTGAAGGCCCCGCGCCAGACCGAGTATCATCCTACCTATAAGATTCTGAACCAGAAAGAGCTGGCGGACTTCTTTCAGAAGCCCGAGAACCTGAAAGGCGCCGGGCTGGTGGTGACGGAGCTGGGCGACAAGTACATGATGATTCGCTGGGAGCGGTTTCGGCAGGGGTAG
- a CDS encoding flavin reductase family protein, whose amino-acid sequence MSTPFRSIVPSDLKPADWHPFMVGAVAPRPVAFVSTQAADGSVNLSPYSFFNCFGSNPPILAFSPANRVRDNSQKHTLQNVREVPECVIHICDYAMVEQMSLASTEYERGINEFVKAGFTQVPSQQVRPPRVLEAPAAFECVVEQVIELGQNNGAGNLVLCRVVLAHFRQDIILPSGVGIDPQKLDAIARLGGDWYTRASGSSLFEVPKPNRHLGIGIDQLPEHMRTSDLLTGNNLGRLANIEAQSIPSAEEVEAFRQEPLVSYTLNKFRDEPQQQRQELMLLGKKLLEEGRLLEAWKVLLLAA is encoded by the coding sequence ATGTCTACTCCCTTCCGCAGCATTGTCCCGTCTGACCTCAAGCCCGCCGATTGGCACCCGTTTATGGTGGGCGCCGTGGCCCCGCGCCCAGTGGCCTTCGTCAGCACCCAGGCCGCCGATGGCTCCGTCAACCTCAGCCCTTATAGCTTCTTTAATTGCTTCGGCTCCAACCCGCCCATTCTGGCCTTTTCGCCGGCCAACCGGGTGCGCGACAATTCCCAGAAGCACACCCTGCAAAACGTGCGCGAGGTGCCGGAGTGCGTCATTCACATCTGCGACTACGCCATGGTGGAGCAGATGTCGTTGGCCAGTACCGAGTATGAGCGGGGCATAAATGAATTCGTGAAGGCCGGCTTTACCCAGGTGCCCAGCCAGCAGGTGCGCCCCCCGCGGGTGCTGGAAGCCCCGGCCGCCTTCGAGTGCGTGGTAGAGCAAGTCATTGAGCTGGGCCAGAACAACGGCGCCGGCAACCTGGTGCTGTGCCGGGTGGTGCTGGCCCATTTCCGCCAAGACATCATCCTACCCTCCGGCGTCGGCATCGATCCGCAGAAGCTCGACGCCATTGCCCGCCTCGGCGGCGACTGGTACACCCGCGCCTCGGGCAGCAGCCTCTTCGAGGTGCCCAAGCCCAACCGCCACCTCGGTATCGGCATCGACCAGCTGCCCGAGCACATGCGTACCTCCGACCTGCTCACCGGCAACAACCTGGGCCGCCTGGCCAACATCGAAGCCCAGTCCATTCCGTCAGCCGAAGAAGTGGAGGCCTTCCGCCAGGAGCCCCTCGTGAGCTACACGCTCAATAAGTTTCGCGACGAGCCGCAGCAGCAACGCCAAGAGCTGATGCTGCTGGGCAAGAAGCTGCTGGAAGAGGGCCGGCTGCTGGAGGCGTGGAAGGTGTTACTGCTGGCAGCGTGA